One Deltaproteobacteria bacterium genomic window carries:
- a CDS encoding peptide chain release factor 2 (programmed frameshift) yields MLQYSELKTQANQLDEKFQEFWRRLDLRGHKERLAEIEKQLSAPGAWDKPDLLTPVLQEKTQVSTQVEEWEELARAHANMQEWIELASEEQTDDILAALEEALIDMDAKLESAQMRTLLSDPEDISEAILEIHPGAGGTESQDWAEMLLRMYRRFAERRGFKIELLDLLPGDEAGIKSVTLHVHGSYAYGQLKGEKGTHRLIRISPFDSSGRRHTSFASVDVYPEAGQDIEIEIRDEDIRIDIFRSSGPGGQSVNTTDSAVRVTHLPTGLVAQCQNEKSQHKNKEAALKVLKARLYEQELQKIASERQAEYIAKGAIAFGSQIRTYTLQPYRLVKDHRTSTETSNVDAVLDGAIDAFIHNYLLHLHARS; encoded by the exons ATGCTGCAATATTCCGAGTTGAAGACCCAGGCCAATCAATTGGACGAAAAATTCCAGGAATTCTGGAGGCGGCTT GACCTGCGCGGACACAAGGAGCGCTTGGCCGAAATCGAAAAGCAACTCTCGGCCCCCGGCGCCTGGGACAAGCCAGACCTGCTGACCCCGGTTCTCCAGGAAAAAACCCAGGTTTCCACCCAGGTGGAAGAATGGGAAGAACTGGCCCGCGCCCATGCCAATATGCAGGAATGGATTGAACTGGCCAGCGAGGAGCAAACCGACGACATCCTCGCGGCCCTGGAAGAAGCCTTGATCGACATGGACGCCAAGCTCGAGTCGGCCCAAATGCGGACCCTACTCAGCGACCCCGAGGACATCAGCGAGGCCATTCTGGAAATCCATCCTGGCGCGGGCGGCACGGAATCCCAGGATTGGGCCGAAATGCTGCTGCGCATGTACAGACGCTTCGCGGAACGACGGGGATTCAAAATCGAACTTCTGGATCTGCTGCCCGGCGACGAGGCCGGAATCAAAAGCGTGACCCTGCATGTCCACGGCTCCTACGCCTATGGCCAACTCAAGGGTGAAAAAGGAACCCATCGCCTGATCCGCATTTCTCCCTTCGATTCCAGCGGACGCAGGCACACCTCGTTCGCCTCGGTCGATGTCTACCCCGAGGCGGGCCAGGACATCGAAATCGAAATCCGCGACGAGGACATCCGGATCGACATCTTCCGTTCCAGCGGTCCGGGAGGACAGTCCGTCAACACAACGGACTCGGCCGTGCGCGTCACGCACCTGCCAACCGGACTCGTGGCGCAGTGCCAGAACGAAAAATCCCAGCATAAAAACAAGGAGGCCGCCCTCAAGGTTCTCAAGGCGCGGCTGTACGAGCAGGAACTTCAAAAAATCGCTTCCGAACGCCAAGCCGAGTACATAGCCAAGGGAGCCATCGCCTTTGGCTCGCAAATCCGGACATACACGCTTCAACCCTATCGTCTGGTCAAGGACCATCGGACCAGCACGGAAACCAGCAATGTGGACGCGGTCCTGGACGGAGCCATCGATGCCT